The Lactuca sativa cultivar Salinas chromosome 2, Lsat_Salinas_v11, whole genome shotgun sequence genome includes a window with the following:
- the LOC111893875 gene encoding PLASMODESMATA CALLOSE-BINDING PROTEIN 3, whose product MATMPNVALLLMLQLVFYGKVTAATWCVARNDAKEDALQTALDYACGAGADCAPLQDTGLCFLPNTIQAHASYAFNSFYMHSSMDSGACDFSGTAAIAKTDPSYGTCVYPSSPSTAGGGGGMMTPILSTPPQNFTLMDGGSGALTPTDMVPTLANPPSSEAFSKFSISRMLFMCMVLLLA is encoded by the exons ATGGCAACAATGCCCAATGTAGCACTCCTCCTGATGCTGCAACTTGTCTTCTACGGCAAAGTCACGGCGGCGACATGGTGCGTCGCTAGAAACGACGCCAAAGAAGACGCGTTGCAGACAGCACTGGACTACGCCTGCGGCGCCGGAGCAGACTGCGCACCCTTACAAGACACCGGACTGTGTTTCCTTCCGAACACCATCCAGGCGCATGCTTCCTACGCATTCAACAGCTTTTACATGCACTCTTCCATGGATTCCGGCGCTTGTGACTTCTCCGGCACCGCTGCCATTGCCAAAACCGACCCAA gTTATGGAACTTGTGTTTATCCGTCTTCTCCGAG CACtgctggaggaggtggagggatGATGACTCCAATTTTAAGCACTCCACCGCAAAATTTTACACTAATGGATGGTGGCTCAGGAGCACTAACCCCAACAGACATGGTGCCCACATTAGCAAATCCGCCTTCTTCAGAAGCCTTTTCAAAGTTTTCGATCTCAAGAATGTTGTTTATGTGCATGGTTTTGTTATTAGCATAA